From the Syngnathoides biaculeatus isolate LvHL_M chromosome 10, ASM1980259v1, whole genome shotgun sequence genome, one window contains:
- the LOC133508140 gene encoding galanin receptor type 2-like, whose protein sequence is MSTSSTITAAARVQHETEDIKMLLWNSAGVEDLLGNSSNNGMWNVEQVLVPIFDVLILILGIGGHTMVMVILCRRSRRRMGQSGTGTDVLLLALSFADLLLLSTLPFHTSAIAMQHWPFGDAMCRLAGFLGSACTSASAFTLSTLAVSRYMTVVHPARTFRFLSPRQVAITTALLWVPACCLATPQLVFRFVGNSPNNPDGLACFAFLSHRDQLIYGLIHFLVAFLLPLITIAIAYGNIYLFLWRTRNAVQAPQVERYQSKVTQTSVILVVVFTLCWLPSYGLTLALLYDKSSGATGTSPRYGPFSVFARLMAIASTVLNPILYVLISQRFRQDVLRLFKREGQKASGGRAA, encoded by the coding sequence ATGAGCACCTCGAGTACGATCACAGCGGCAGCACGGGTCCAACACGAAACAGAAGACATAAAAATGCTGCTGTGGAATTCTGCAGGTGTCGAGGATCTGCTAGGGAACAGCAGTAACAACGGGATGTGGAACGTGGAACAGGTCCTTGTCCCTATATTTGATGTTCTGATCCTGATATTGGGCATCGGGGGACACACTATGGTCATGGTGATCCTGTGTcggaggagcaggaggcggaTGGGTCAGTCAGGAACCGGTACAGACGTCCTCCTGCTGGCCCTGAGCTTCgcagatcttcttcttctctccacGCTTCCTTTCCACACAAGCGCCATCGCCATGCAGCATTGGCCTTTCGGGGACGCCATGTGTCGTCTGGCTGGCTTTTTGGGGTCGGCCTGCACCTCGGCCAGCGCCTTCACGCTGTCCACCCTGGCAGTGTCGCGCTACATGACGGTCGTGCACCCCGCCAGAACGTTCCGCTTCCTCTCTCCACGCCAGGTAGCCATCACAACCGCGCTTCTTTGGGTTCCAGCCTGCTGCCTGGCGACACCCCAGCTGGTGTTTCGTTTTGTGGGAAATTCTCCAAACAACCCGGACGGCCTTGCTTGCTTCGCTTTCCTGTCCCACAGAGATCAGCTAATTTATGGATTGATTCATTTCCTTGTGGCTTTCTTGCTCCCCCTGATCACCATTGCCATCGCGTACGGAAACATCTACTTGTTCCTGTGGAGGACCCGGAATGCTGTTCAAGCTCCACAAGTGGAACGTTACCAGAGCAAGGTTACCCAGACATCGGTAATACTGGTCGTGGTGTTTACTCTGTGCTGGCTGCCTTCATACGGCCTGACGTTGGCCTTGCTATATGACAAAAGCTCAGGGGCCACTGGCACGTCACCACGTTACGGTCCATTCAGCGTGTTTGCGCGACTCATGGCGATCGCCTCAACAGTGTTAAACCCAATCCTCTATGTGCTCATCTCCCAAAGGTTCCGACAGGATGTGCTGAGGCTGTTTAAGAGGGAAGGGCAGAAAGCCAGCGGGGGCAGGGCAGCCTGA